One window of Halorussus sp. MSC15.2 genomic DNA carries:
- a CDS encoding MFS transporter encodes MRELLRNKEYMLLFTGRLTTNIGDSLYLIGAMWLAFELTGSSFYVGVVGFLTKAPTALQFLFGPLADRWELKRIFVSTQLIQGLLVLLVPLAEVMNSLSIWVLLFVILLVSVTNQLTRPAFSATLPLVVEDKNITQANSLFSTAAQGFNAVFNGLSGLLISLTGTVLLFTIDSITFFISLTLLGLMTIPVRNKQDVEGSEKDYLGELREGFEYLHGSLVLRIIIAATIANFGYGAVLATLPEFADSFGGPTTYGLLMGAVSGGSFVGSLLALKVDDVPYGWFLIVGYLITAVSIFLAMIVAEPLLTATFFLLRFDISRSVRGTHHVDDAISHRQQTPRPSHVTLPEPVRRDGAGG; translated from the coding sequence ATGAGGGAACTCCTGAGAAATAAGGAGTACATGTTGCTCTTTACTGGTCGGCTGACTACCAACATCGGAGATAGTCTCTATCTCATCGGTGCGATGTGGTTGGCTTTCGAACTTACTGGGTCGTCGTTCTACGTAGGAGTTGTCGGGTTTCTCACCAAGGCTCCGACTGCGCTACAGTTTCTCTTCGGTCCACTCGCCGACCGCTGGGAACTGAAACGAATTTTCGTCAGTACGCAACTGATTCAAGGATTGCTAGTACTACTCGTACCGCTCGCCGAGGTGATGAACTCACTGTCGATTTGGGTTCTCCTGTTTGTTATCCTACTAGTCTCCGTTACGAACCAACTCACGAGACCAGCGTTCTCGGCGACACTGCCGCTCGTCGTCGAGGACAAGAACATTACTCAGGCGAACTCGTTGTTCTCGACTGCGGCGCAAGGATTTAACGCGGTATTCAATGGACTGAGTGGACTATTGATTAGCCTCACAGGTACAGTTTTGCTGTTTACCATCGATTCGATTACCTTCTTCATCTCTTTGACGCTACTCGGACTCATGACGATTCCCGTAAGGAATAAGCAGGACGTTGAGGGAAGCGAAAAAGATTATCTCGGCGAACTACGGGAGGGTTTCGAATATCTTCATGGGTCGCTCGTTCTCCGGATTATAATCGCGGCTACCATAGCCAATTTCGGTTACGGAGCCGTGTTAGCGACTCTTCCAGAGTTCGCCGACTCGTTCGGTGGTCCGACCACGTACGGCCTCCTCATGGGTGCCGTGTCAGGCGGGTCCTTCGTCGGGTCGCTCCTTGCACTGAAGGTAGATGACGTGCCGTATGGGTGGTTCCTGATAGTCGGGTATCTCATCACTGCTGTCTCGATTTTTCTAGCAATGATTGTCGCCGAACCGTTGTTGACCGCGACGTTTTTTCTTCTTCGCTTCGATATCTCTCGGAGCGTACGCGGTACTCACCATGTCGATGATGCAATCAGTCATCGACAACAGACTCCTCGGCCGAGTCATGTCACTCTCCCAGAGCCTGTACGACGTGATGGTGCCGGTGGGTAG